One Psychrosphaera aestuarii DNA window includes the following coding sequences:
- a CDS encoding DUF2391 family protein has translation MQLSFNLEDAGQVTIGAFALAVPVSFSEEAWNLGETLPLINLLLVFTLSIAFLALFAYGSVFQGNIKYRVPVFVSRIIIAYLLAALVVALILLALNKFPILDDPAIALRRLIVITMPASMGAIIVDSFDKE, from the coding sequence ATGCAATTAAGTTTTAATTTAGAAGACGCGGGACAAGTTACTATAGGTGCTTTTGCACTTGCTGTGCCTGTGTCATTTTCAGAAGAAGCTTGGAATCTTGGTGAAACATTACCACTAATAAACCTGTTGTTAGTGTTTACTTTGTCCATTGCATTTTTGGCGCTATTTGCCTACGGCAGTGTATTTCAGGGGAACATTAAGTATCGAGTTCCTGTGTTTGTTTCTAGAATCATCATTGCATATTTATTAGCGGCGTTAGTCGTCGCTTTAATTCTATTAGCATTAAACAAATTTCCTATACTAGACGACCCAGCGATAGCATTAAGACGTTTAATCGTCATTACGATGCCAGCGTCAATGGGCGCAATTATAGTCGATAGCTTCGATAAAGAATAA
- a CDS encoding FKBP-type peptidyl-prolyl cis-trans isomerase — MSQFTSVEQQASYGIGRQIGDQVASNPFEGLDANAVAQGVIDSLEGNDYAVEVEDLRAAFGVINERMQAAQAEKAKEASAEGQKFLDDNAKRDGVTVTESGLQFEVITEGSGEKPTAASTVKTHYHGTLIDGTVFDSSYDRGEPVEFPVGGVIKGWTEALQMMTVGSKWRLAIPYELAYGEQGAGGAIGPFQTLVFDVELLEIVA, encoded by the coding sequence ATGTCTCAGTTTACATCAGTAGAACAACAAGCAAGCTACGGCATTGGCCGTCAAATTGGCGACCAAGTAGCAAGCAACCCTTTTGAAGGTCTAGATGCTAATGCAGTAGCTCAGGGTGTTATCGATTCTTTAGAAGGTAATGATTATGCAGTTGAAGTTGAAGATTTACGTGCTGCTTTTGGCGTGATTAACGAGCGTATGCAAGCTGCGCAAGCAGAAAAAGCAAAAGAAGCGTCTGCTGAAGGTCAAAAATTTTTAGATGACAATGCAAAGCGTGATGGCGTTACAGTAACTGAGTCTGGTCTTCAATTTGAAGTAATCACTGAAGGTTCTGGTGAGAAGCCAACTGCGGCGAGCACAGTTAAAACTCATTACCACGGTACATTAATTGACGGTACTGTTTTTGATAGCTCTTATGACCGTGGTGAGCCAGTTGAATTCCCAGTAGGTGGCGTAATTAAAGGCTGGACCGAAGCGCTTCAGATGATGACTGTTGGCTCAAAATGGCGTTTAGCGATTCCTTATGAGCTTGCATATGGTGAGCAAGGTGCTGGTGGCGCGATTGGTCCTTTCCAGACACTTGTATTTGATGTTGAGCTTTTAGAAATCGTAGCTTAA
- a CDS encoding aminotransferase class V-fold PLP-dependent enzyme, with protein MLEEYFSTFRKNTVGHELRSLTGKHNLLYTDWTASGRLYRPIEDFLVDEIGPYVANPHTENTETGRHITNAYKEARAKIKKHVNANANDVLICTGAGATSAINKLQRLMGLTQNLTKKTDLSFFNRLNPFRSSTKPVEAVVFVSHMEHHSNHTSWNTLNVIVEVIKRAPDGQPCIKDLQLRLNEHKNIELKIGAFTACSNVTGIKTNVGLLAKTMHLAGGVCLIDYACSAPYVDIDMHPDDPLEQLDAIYFSPHKFLGGPGTCGILVFNKQLYTRHNQAPDKPGGGTVLWTNPWGEQAFYENIEKREDGGTPAFLQTIKAALALDLKDKMGVDNIEQRENHLRKLLMDGFELIPKLKILEPNNRNRLCIVSFYVEGLHHNLIVRLLNDKFGIQARGGCSCAGTYGHILLNVDKSQSKKIVDQVSSGDLSQKPGWVRISLHPTNTDKEAKFVIDSLTSIVKNADDWKSEYTFDSYLGDFLPNAADKSTEEQRPLLSMVS; from the coding sequence ATGTTGGAAGAATATTTTTCTACATTTAGAAAAAACACGGTAGGTCATGAACTACGAAGCTTAACAGGAAAGCACAATTTACTTTATACAGACTGGACCGCTAGCGGCAGGCTTTATCGTCCTATTGAAGATTTTTTAGTAGATGAAATTGGCCCTTACGTAGCGAACCCTCATACCGAAAATACCGAGACTGGCCGGCATATTACTAACGCCTACAAAGAAGCTCGTGCAAAAATAAAAAAACATGTCAACGCTAATGCTAATGATGTCCTTATTTGTACAGGCGCAGGGGCAACTTCTGCGATAAATAAATTACAACGATTAATGGGCCTTACTCAAAACTTAACTAAAAAAACCGACTTGTCATTCTTTAATCGGCTAAATCCTTTTCGGTCCTCAACCAAACCGGTAGAAGCAGTTGTTTTTGTTAGTCATATGGAACACCACTCAAATCATACTAGCTGGAACACACTAAATGTAATCGTCGAGGTTATCAAACGAGCACCTGATGGCCAGCCTTGTATCAAAGACTTGCAGTTACGACTTAACGAGCACAAAAATATTGAGCTAAAAATTGGGGCATTTACAGCGTGTAGCAATGTCACAGGTATAAAAACTAACGTTGGATTGTTGGCGAAAACCATGCATTTAGCCGGTGGCGTATGCTTAATTGACTATGCATGCTCCGCGCCTTATGTAGATATAGATATGCACCCTGACGATCCTCTTGAACAATTGGATGCCATTTACTTTTCTCCACACAAGTTTTTAGGTGGTCCAGGTACTTGCGGTATTTTAGTGTTTAATAAACAGCTTTATACCCGTCACAACCAAGCACCTGACAAGCCTGGTGGTGGCACTGTGTTATGGACCAATCCATGGGGTGAACAAGCTTTTTATGAAAATATAGAAAAGCGAGAAGACGGCGGTACACCAGCCTTTTTACAAACAATTAAAGCTGCACTTGCCTTAGACTTAAAAGATAAAATGGGTGTGGATAATATCGAACAGCGAGAAAATCACCTACGAAAGCTACTGATGGATGGATTTGAATTAATTCCAAAGCTAAAAATTTTAGAACCGAATAATAGAAATAGGCTTTGTATTGTTTCTTTTTATGTTGAAGGCCTGCACCACAACCTGATTGTTCGTCTGTTAAATGACAAATTTGGCATTCAAGCTAGAGGTGGCTGTAGTTGTGCTGGCACCTATGGCCATATTTTATTAAATGTCGACAAATCTCAGTCTAAAAAAATTGTTGATCAAGTATCAAGTGGAGACTTATCTCAAAAACCGGGTTGGGTTCGTATTTCGTTGCACCCTACTAACACAGACAAAGAAGCTAAATTTGTCATTGATAGTCTAACCAGTATTGTGAAGAATGCGGATGACTGGAAAAGCGAATACACGTTTGATAGCTACTTAGGTGACTTTTTACCAAACGCAGCTGACAAAAGTACAGAGGAGCAAAGACCCTTGTTGTCTATGGTGTCTTAG
- a CDS encoding Lrp/AsnC family transcriptional regulator produces the protein MDSFDRHILALLQEDGSRSLAEISEKIGLSQTPCWRRIQQLEQSGVIRKRVALLDSDKLNVGLTVFVSLKTNQHTPEWSESVQAFANSSSEIVEFYRLSGETDYLMKVLVPDMKAYDNFYQKLIRQAGFSDVSSSFAMEKMKYSTEVPLTYS, from the coding sequence ATGGATAGTTTTGATCGTCACATTCTTGCATTATTACAAGAAGACGGGTCACGCTCATTGGCTGAGATCTCTGAAAAAATTGGGTTAAGTCAAACGCCTTGCTGGAGAAGAATTCAACAATTAGAACAAAGTGGTGTCATTCGAAAGCGAGTGGCGTTATTAGACTCTGATAAACTCAATGTTGGTTTAACGGTATTTGTGAGCTTAAAGACAAATCAACACACGCCAGAATGGTCAGAGTCAGTTCAAGCTTTTGCAAATAGTTCTTCGGAGATCGTCGAGTTTTATCGATTAAGTGGTGAAACAGACTACCTCATGAAAGTATTAGTTCCTGACATGAAAGCTTATGATAACTTTTATCAAAAGCTCATTCGCCAAGCTGGATTTAGTGATGTTAGCTCAAGCTTTGCAATGGAAAAAATGAAGTACTCTACAGAAGTACCGTTAACTTATAGCTAA
- a CDS encoding DUF3379 family protein: MDELTFRRRIYADPQDSGADIKEACISDPKKAKFKAELIDFDEKINRAMFVDVPDNLAERILLNKHIQNQNNIAKKRKTHWLVAASVIFSVGLGSVFFNINKSTNQLVTHALMHMQSELDHIPTEGSYTLAQVNAKLAEFGGTLIDNIGTIKFVSFCRFEGTRSLHIVMTDEGKDVTVFVVPKSSGLLAQSDINDGNYYGTSVSKANADLVVITPDSSTANSLKQKLISKINWQKA; this comes from the coding sequence ATGGATGAGTTAACATTCCGAAGACGAATTTATGCTGACCCTCAAGATTCAGGCGCTGATATTAAAGAAGCCTGTATATCTGATCCTAAAAAAGCGAAATTTAAGGCGGAGCTAATCGACTTTGACGAAAAAATTAATCGCGCTATGTTCGTTGATGTTCCAGACAATCTCGCAGAACGAATTTTGTTAAATAAACATATACAAAATCAAAACAACATAGCTAAAAAACGGAAAACGCATTGGCTTGTTGCCGCTTCAGTCATTTTTTCAGTCGGCTTGGGTAGTGTCTTTTTTAATATTAACAAGTCAACTAACCAGCTAGTTACACATGCTTTAATGCATATGCAATCTGAGCTAGACCACATCCCAACTGAAGGTAGTTATACCCTTGCTCAAGTTAACGCCAAGTTAGCTGAGTTTGGAGGAACCTTGATTGATAACATTGGAACAATAAAATTTGTCAGTTTTTGTCGATTTGAAGGGACTCGAAGTTTACATATTGTCATGACAGATGAAGGCAAAGATGTCACCGTTTTTGTTGTTCCAAAAAGCAGTGGTCTGCTGGCTCAATCTGATATAAATGATGGCAACTATTACGGAACTAGCGTCTCAAAAGCCAATGCGGATTTAGTTGTTATAACACCCGATTCTTCAACAGCAAACAGCTTAAAACAAAAGCTTATTAGCAAAATTAATTGGCAAAAAGCCTAA
- a CDS encoding sigma-70 family RNA polymerase sigma factor, giving the protein MKSKYLTYETLVRAYSKDLYRYAYWLCRDANVVDDIVQETFLRAWRSLESLNDTNAAKAWLITILRRENARRFERKQLDLVDIDDFEVSDSVTPSADQEIENHLLQRQILKLADEYREPLVLQVIGGFSGDEIAAILDLNKNTVMTRLFRARNQLKELLDTNTLQKGAQNG; this is encoded by the coding sequence ATGAAATCAAAATACTTAACTTACGAAACACTAGTCCGTGCTTACAGCAAGGATTTGTATCGCTATGCCTATTGGCTGTGTCGCGATGCAAATGTAGTGGATGACATTGTTCAAGAAACGTTTTTGCGAGCATGGCGGTCATTGGAATCATTAAACGATACAAATGCAGCTAAAGCATGGTTAATAACAATATTACGACGAGAAAATGCACGACGTTTTGAGCGAAAGCAACTTGATCTGGTTGATATTGATGACTTTGAAGTTAGCGACTCTGTAACGCCGAGCGCCGATCAAGAGATAGAAAATCATTTATTACAGCGACAAATTCTAAAATTAGCTGACGAGTACCGGGAGCCTTTAGTACTCCAAGTTATTGGCGGTTTTTCCGGTGATGAAATAGCAGCAATTTTAGACTTAAACAAGAACACAGTAATGACTAGACTTTTTAGAGCGCGTAATCAGTTGAAAGAACTACTTGATACAAATACTTTACAAAAAGGGGCACAAAATGGATGA
- a CDS encoding lysophospholipid acyltransferase family protein yields MTLKNTTSHISLHSIYPNGSSHFLGKHLLNFADKIMGLKKLNSIYSNSHLPGLAANTFCKELLALLKTPLMGTKDLHVNLPDTGPTIIVANHPFGCLEGVALAHEVRKIRPDVKVLANRALSMFKELEELFIFIDPLRPNDPKNITALKQCKMHLKQGGVLIIFPSGKVSEYYFLKRRICDDSWNRVAAQLAKSCEASVLPIFFDGHNSKMFIRLAMVWSKLKLLMLFREVLKRRGTPIKMQVGQLLTPKQLAKLKNVNTINDYLRVQTYALNPQYSYEWPDDQIDTLQPLALKLPRERIKTELAHLPAEQCLVKYKGFSVYYSYQQQTPSIVEDIARERERVFRLHNEGSGNPIDTDAYDASYVHLYIVEDESLNIIGAYRMGQTDVLLKEGGLKSLYLSKMFNFKKEFINQREPCLEMGRSFIVPEHQRSFYGLYLLWRGIGEYVVRHPHYRTLYGTVSISKLYSPISVECMRQLALRPSVKVEAKWPFNVPNNPELSEFIAKHREQNVILSALVQGIERDKKDVPVLMKQYQKMAARFYCIGIDQNFNDTPGMLLSVHLPSAPQKSLKQYLANGLDSYLAFKNDQ; encoded by the coding sequence ATGACATTAAAAAACACGACCTCTCACATTAGTTTACATTCAATTTATCCAAACGGCTCATCACACTTTTTGGGTAAGCATCTACTAAATTTTGCAGATAAAATTATGGGGCTAAAAAAGCTCAATAGCATTTACAGTAATAGTCATCTACCAGGATTAGCTGCGAATACGTTTTGCAAAGAGCTCTTGGCGTTGCTGAAGACACCTCTAATGGGAACAAAAGATTTACACGTTAACCTACCCGACACTGGGCCAACAATAATTGTCGCAAATCATCCCTTTGGCTGTTTAGAGGGTGTTGCGCTAGCGCACGAGGTAAGGAAAATTAGACCTGATGTAAAAGTTTTAGCGAATAGGGCGTTATCTATGTTCAAAGAACTAGAAGAGCTCTTTATATTCATCGATCCATTGCGCCCAAACGATCCCAAAAACATCACAGCACTTAAGCAATGTAAAATGCATTTAAAACAAGGTGGTGTGTTAATTATCTTTCCAAGTGGCAAGGTATCGGAATATTACTTTTTAAAACGACGCATTTGTGACGATAGCTGGAATAGAGTCGCGGCACAGTTGGCCAAGTCTTGTGAAGCTAGTGTACTACCAATATTTTTCGATGGACATAACAGTAAAATGTTTATCCGTTTGGCCATGGTTTGGTCGAAACTTAAATTATTGATGTTATTTAGGGAGGTACTAAAGCGGCGCGGTACGCCAATTAAAATGCAGGTAGGCCAATTACTTACACCAAAACAACTCGCTAAGCTTAAAAATGTAAATACAATTAATGATTATTTAAGAGTGCAAACCTACGCGTTAAATCCGCAATATAGTTATGAGTGGCCTGACGATCAAATCGACACTCTGCAGCCACTAGCTCTAAAACTCCCAAGAGAAAGAATTAAAACTGAGCTAGCACATCTTCCAGCTGAACAGTGTCTCGTCAAATATAAAGGCTTCAGCGTTTATTACAGTTACCAACAACAGACTCCGTCGATAGTTGAAGATATAGCAAGGGAGCGCGAAAGAGTCTTTAGGCTTCATAATGAAGGCTCTGGTAACCCTATCGACACGGATGCGTATGATGCAAGTTATGTACACTTGTATATTGTTGAAGATGAATCGTTAAATATTATTGGCGCTTATCGCATGGGACAAACGGATGTTTTACTCAAAGAAGGTGGTCTAAAAAGTTTATACCTTAGTAAAATGTTTAACTTTAAAAAGGAGTTTATCAACCAGAGGGAGCCGTGTTTAGAGATGGGGCGTTCATTTATAGTTCCTGAACACCAACGAAGTTTTTATGGGTTATATCTTCTTTGGCGTGGTATTGGTGAATATGTAGTTCGTCATCCTCACTATCGTACCTTGTATGGCACAGTATCAATTAGCAAGCTATATTCACCAATAAGTGTGGAGTGTATGCGGCAACTAGCATTACGTCCAAGTGTGAAAGTTGAGGCGAAATGGCCATTTAATGTGCCGAACAACCCTGAGTTGTCGGAGTTTATCGCTAAACATCGAGAGCAAAATGTTATACTATCGGCACTCGTTCAAGGAATCGAGCGGGATAAAAAAGATGTTCCAGTGTTAATGAAGCAGTATCAAAAAATGGCGGCTCGGTTCTACTGCATAGGTATAGACCAAAACTTTAACGACACTCCTGGTATGTTGCTGAGTGTTCATTTGCCAAGTGCTCCCCAAAAATCATTAAAACAATATCTAGCTAATGGATTAGACAGTTATTTAGCTTTTAAAAACGATCAATAA
- a CDS encoding 1-acyl-sn-glycerol-3-phosphate acyltransferase encodes MRANRFAQCFSFTVMSTVKIISFLFYKFEIKWLSEKKFEELDDVKLIVLLNHTSLFEALFVRLAPFRFLWKIARHLLIPIADITASRPIVGKFFHALVPGLVPISRKRDESWENFLKRANDDAIVAILPEGRMRRHDGNDKHGNPMTVRAGVADIVEELEGGNVLFVYSGGMHHIQIPGQTFPRLFKKIKINMEILSIDDYKDALHHPEKKNRKTAVVKDIQARLEALTPFCERQPYNKNNQ; translated from the coding sequence ATGCGTGCGAATCGCTTTGCGCAATGTTTTAGTTTTACTGTTATGTCAACAGTAAAGATAATTAGTTTTTTGTTTTATAAGTTCGAAATCAAGTGGTTAAGTGAAAAGAAGTTTGAGGAACTTGATGACGTTAAACTGATTGTTTTGTTAAACCATACAAGTTTGTTTGAAGCGCTGTTTGTGCGACTGGCACCGTTTCGCTTTTTGTGGAAAATTGCCAGACATTTGTTAATTCCGATAGCGGATATTACTGCGAGTCGTCCAATTGTGGGAAAGTTTTTTCACGCTTTGGTGCCAGGTTTGGTTCCAATTAGTCGAAAAAGAGATGAGTCATGGGAAAACTTTTTAAAACGAGCCAACGATGACGCCATTGTCGCTATTTTGCCAGAAGGGCGCATGCGTCGTCATGACGGCAACGACAAACATGGTAACCCAATGACAGTAAGAGCGGGCGTAGCTGATATTGTTGAAGAGCTAGAAGGCGGGAATGTATTATTTGTATATAGTGGTGGCATGCATCATATTCAAATTCCAGGTCAAACCTTTCCTAGGCTTTTTAAAAAGATAAAAATAAACATGGAAATCTTATCGATTGATGATTACAAAGACGCATTACATCACCCTGAAAAGAAAAACCGCAAAACTGCAGTAGTTAAAGATATTCAAGCTAGGTTAGAAGCATTAACGCCATTTTGTGAACGTCAGCCTTATAATAAAAACAATCAATAA
- a CDS encoding chorismate mutase, translating into MKFLNNTVNPLSTIRDQISELDSSLLTTLAQRRALSKAVAEEKIKNNKPVRDLQREELMLIDLIERGQKLELDPYYVKQVFQTIIEDSVLHQQALLQQHLNMPAGENGVNRVAYLGSHGSYSNLACHKYFSRFPGQLKAMGCSSFLEIIEKVEHKHADYGILPIENTSSGSINDVYDLLQHTDLSIVGEITQPINHCMVSAVPTSLDKITKLYAHPQVYAQCSHFLAQFDGVDIEHCEASSAAFEAIQNDTTGTVAALGSGEGARLYGLNIIAEALANQKKNYSRFIVLANQPIAVANQVPAKSTWIMSTEQKPGALVDALLILKSHGVNMCKLESRPITGNPWEEMFYVDVEGNIRDSNLHNAIEELRATTRFLKVLGCYPTEDVPPAKVTA; encoded by the coding sequence ATTAAGTTTTTGAACAATACGGTTAACCCTTTATCAACGATTCGCGATCAGATTTCCGAATTAGACTCTTCGTTATTAACTACTTTAGCGCAACGACGCGCCCTCTCAAAAGCCGTAGCAGAAGAAAAAATAAAAAACAACAAGCCCGTTAGAGATCTGCAACGAGAAGAACTTATGCTAATCGATCTAATAGAACGCGGTCAGAAACTCGAGTTGGATCCTTATTACGTCAAGCAAGTTTTCCAAACTATCATTGAAGACTCGGTGTTACATCAGCAAGCACTGTTGCAACAGCACCTTAACATGCCAGCAGGTGAAAATGGGGTTAACCGAGTTGCTTATTTAGGTAGTCATGGCTCATACAGCAATTTGGCTTGTCATAAATATTTTTCACGATTTCCAGGTCAACTAAAAGCGATGGGGTGTTCTAGCTTTTTGGAAATCATAGAAAAGGTAGAGCATAAGCATGCTGATTATGGAATTTTGCCAATTGAAAATACCTCATCTGGCAGCATTAACGACGTTTACGACTTATTACAACATACCGATTTATCAATTGTTGGTGAAATTACTCAGCCGATAAATCATTGCATGGTTAGCGCTGTACCCACATCGTTGGATAAAATCACTAAATTATATGCTCACCCTCAGGTTTACGCACAATGTAGTCACTTCCTAGCCCAGTTTGATGGTGTTGATATTGAACACTGTGAAGCCTCATCTGCCGCATTTGAAGCGATACAAAATGACACGACAGGAACTGTAGCGGCGTTAGGTAGTGGCGAAGGTGCGCGGTTATATGGACTGAATATCATTGCGGAGGCGTTGGCTAATCAAAAGAAAAATTATAGCCGTTTTATCGTATTGGCTAACCAACCAATCGCCGTAGCAAATCAAGTCCCTGCAAAATCTACATGGATTATGTCTACTGAACAAAAGCCTGGAGCGCTTGTTGATGCATTATTAATCCTAAAGTCACATGGCGTTAATATGTGTAAATTAGAGTCTAGACCTATTACTGGCAATCCTTGGGAAGAAATGTTTTATGTCGATGTAGAAGGCAATATTCGAGACAGTAACCTGCATAATGCGATAGAAGAACTTCGAGCGACAACAAGGTTTTTGAAGGTGCTTGGCTGTTATCCTACTGAAGATGTTCCGCCTGCAAAAGTAACGGCTTGA
- a CDS encoding penicillin acylase family protein, with amino-acid sequence MTWLTRSLKAILILMVLFFILVYVGLNSSKPTLNGQIETPILVPATIERDKNGIATINSATREGVAYSLGFLHAQERFFQMDLLRKNSAGELSELFGKVALGFDSKIRLHQFRKRASQYLHNLPEQHKRILEHYTNGVNAGLKQLTLRPFEYLLLNKTPSKWASEDSLLVLYSMYIDLQYEFGEREQLLGILKDNLMGDVYDFLNPKGSRWDAPIDNTEMTASPIPKNSFQPVPIIDALAKTQQPQNLFDSPHEALSGSNSWVVAGTLTSSGAALLANDMHLGIRVPNIWYRAGFKYFNDQTKVEIDGVTLPGTPAMVVGSNRHVAWGFTNSYGDWSELIALKTTPDGSQYLTPEGYKSFGYESEIIQVKGQQEPRKINIKVTQWGPVVSQDSNGQQYALRWTAHDPEGINFNLLNLETVANTQSAIEVAHTMAIPAQNIVVADRYGDIAWTIAGPMPNKIANVDSPDWQTPQDWSNGDYKWLGYLAASKKPTVFNPKSNRIWTANSRIVGNEMLERIGNGGYALGARGQQIRDGLFARQIFSEQDFLDIQNDHRALFLDRWHDLILEKVLTESYVNEQNLHVALEHIKDWQQSASVDSVGYTIVEAFRRNVRQSLFDNLLSPIKKVNIRDLDIRPIRHQLETPMWALITEQPDHIMPKGFNNWTDFLQSQMLFTINELKEKYGTLANANWGNVNRTNIQHPLSKAIPALSWLLDMPSQEVTGDSYMPRVQGREFGASERFVVSPGNENSAILHMPSGQSAHPLSPYYGNGHNDWADGTATPLLPSKTKYKLILQPSLQD; translated from the coding sequence ATGACTTGGTTAACACGATCTTTAAAGGCCATTTTGATTCTAATGGTTCTTTTTTTCATTCTAGTCTATGTTGGCTTAAATTCGAGTAAGCCGACGTTAAACGGTCAAATTGAAACACCAATTTTGGTGCCCGCCACTATAGAACGAGATAAAAATGGCATCGCCACCATAAACTCGGCGACTCGCGAGGGAGTGGCCTATTCACTTGGTTTTTTACACGCTCAAGAACGTTTTTTTCAAATGGATTTATTAAGAAAAAACTCTGCTGGAGAATTATCCGAATTGTTTGGCAAAGTAGCGTTGGGTTTTGATTCAAAAATAAGGTTACATCAATTTAGAAAGCGAGCATCGCAATATCTGCATAATCTTCCAGAGCAACACAAGCGCATACTCGAGCACTACACCAATGGCGTAAATGCCGGCTTAAAGCAACTAACTCTTCGCCCCTTTGAATACCTTTTACTTAACAAAACGCCAAGTAAGTGGGCGTCAGAAGATAGCCTGCTGGTTTTGTACAGCATGTATATTGACCTACAGTATGAATTTGGTGAACGTGAACAACTCCTTGGCATATTAAAAGACAATTTAATGGGCGATGTGTATGACTTCTTAAACCCTAAAGGCTCACGCTGGGATGCGCCCATTGATAATACCGAAATGACTGCTAGCCCTATCCCCAAAAACAGCTTTCAACCGGTTCCTATTATTGACGCACTTGCCAAAACACAACAGCCACAAAACTTGTTTGACTCGCCTCATGAGGCCTTATCAGGCAGTAATAGTTGGGTAGTTGCGGGAACGCTCACATCTAGTGGCGCTGCGTTACTGGCTAACGATATGCATTTAGGCATCCGGGTTCCCAATATTTGGTATCGCGCTGGCTTTAAGTACTTTAATGATCAAACAAAAGTTGAAATTGATGGGGTAACACTACCTGGAACGCCCGCCATGGTAGTTGGCTCTAATAGACATGTGGCATGGGGATTCACCAACAGTTATGGTGACTGGAGCGAACTCATTGCTTTGAAAACGACACCAGACGGGAGTCAGTATTTAACACCAGAAGGTTATAAGTCATTTGGTTATGAGAGTGAAATTATTCAAGTCAAAGGTCAGCAAGAGCCGCGTAAAATTAATATTAAAGTTACGCAATGGGGTCCTGTCGTATCGCAAGACAGCAATGGTCAGCAATATGCATTAAGGTGGACAGCACATGATCCAGAAGGCATCAATTTTAATTTACTTAATTTAGAAACCGTCGCAAACACTCAAAGTGCAATTGAAGTTGCACATACAATGGCTATTCCGGCGCAAAATATTGTTGTAGCCGATAGATACGGCGATATTGCCTGGACTATTGCTGGCCCTATGCCAAATAAAATCGCTAACGTTGACTCACCAGATTGGCAAACGCCGCAAGATTGGAGCAACGGAGATTATAAATGGTTAGGCTATTTAGCCGCATCAAAAAAGCCTACTGTTTTTAACCCTAAGTCCAATAGAATTTGGACCGCTAATAGCCGTATTGTTGGCAATGAAATGCTAGAAAGAATAGGCAACGGCGGTTATGCATTGGGCGCAAGAGGCCAACAAATAAGAGATGGACTGTTTGCTCGTCAAATATTTTCTGAACAAGACTTTTTAGACATACAAAACGATCATAGGGCATTATTTTTAGATCGCTGGCATGACTTAATATTAGAAAAAGTGCTAACCGAGAGCTATGTTAACGAGCAGAACTTACATGTAGCTTTAGAACATATAAAAGACTGGCAACAGTCCGCTTCAGTTGACTCTGTTGGATATACAATCGTCGAAGCCTTTCGAAGAAACGTACGCCAATCTTTGTTTGACAACTTACTGTCACCCATTAAAAAAGTGAATATTCGTGATTTAGACATTCGCCCTATTCGACATCAACTTGAAACGCCAATGTGGGCACTAATTACAGAACAGCCAGATCATATAATGCCAAAAGGTTTTAACAATTGGACCGACTTTTTGCAAAGTCAGATGTTATTTACCATTAACGAACTAAAAGAAAAGTATGGCACACTGGCTAACGCAAATTGGGGAAATGTGAACAGAACAAACATTCAACATCCGTTATCAAAAGCAATTCCAGCACTTAGTTGGCTCTTAGATATGCCATCACAAGAAGTCACTGGAGACAGTTACATGCCGAGAGTTCAGGGGCGAGAATTTGGCGCATCAGAGCGGTTTGTTGTCTCTCCTGGTAACGAAAACTCCGCAATTTTACATATGCCAAGCGGTCAATCTGCGCATCCGTTAAGTCCTTATTATGGCAATGGCCATAACGATTGGGCTGATGGAACGGCAACACCATTGCTACCAAGCAAAACAAAATACAAATTAATATTACAACCATCACTACAGGATTAA